In Toxotes jaculatrix isolate fToxJac2 chromosome 12, fToxJac2.pri, whole genome shotgun sequence, the following are encoded in one genomic region:
- the ik gene encoding protein Red — MPETESYSNPLAPDGHEVDEHRASAQSKLTNDDFRKLLMTPRAAPSSAPPSKSRHHEMPRDYNEDEDPAARRRKKKSYYAKLRQQEMERERELAEKYRDRARERRDGVNKDYEETELISTTANYRAVGPTAEADKSAAEKRRQLIQESKFLGGDMEHTHLVKGLDFALLQKVRAEITSKEKEEEDMMEKVQKEAKKDVEPEEKIEFKTRLGRNIYRVVFKTGVVERNELFLPGRMAYVVDLDDEFTDTDIPTTLIRSKADCPSMEAQTTLTTNDIVISKLTQILSYLRQGTRHKKIKKKDKGKLDDKRAPEADLSIFDDIGDYIPSTASSSKPPKDKDRHRDRERDRERDKEDDGKSRRHSYFEKPRGDEHQVMEVDTGPGSVREQIKMINEKFAGAAGSQWQGQEPGSQRRDSSKEQLGDFFGGSNSYAECYPATMDDLAVDSDEEVDYSKMDQGNKKGPLGRWDFDTQEEYSDYMNNKEALPKAAFQYGIKMSEGRKTRRFKETNEKAELDRQWKKISAIIEKRKKMEADGVDVKRPKY; from the exons ATGCCTGAAA CTGAAAGTTACTCCAACCCTCTGGCTCCTGACGGCCACGAGGTGGACGAGCACAGAGCTTCAGCTCA GTCTAAACTGACCAACGATGACTTCAGAAAGTTGCTGATGACACCGCGGGCAGCACCCTCCTCGGCCCCGCCCTCCAAGTCCAGACATCATGA aatgccgaGGGACTACAACGAGGATGAGGATCCTGCtgcgaggaggaggaagaagaagag TTACTATGCTAAGCTCCGTCAGCAGGAgatggagcgagagagagagctggctgagaagtacagagacagagcgagagagagacgAGACGGAGTCAACAAAGATTATGAAGAGACGGAGCTGATCAGCACCACAGCTAACTACAGAGCCGTAGGACCCACGGCCGAGGC AGATAAATCGGCAGCAGAGAAACGTCGGCAGCTGATCCAGGAGTCAAAGTTTttgggaggtgacatggagcaCACTCACTTGGTGAAAGGTCTGGACTTCGCTCTGCTGCAGAag GTGAGAGCTGAGATCACCagtaaagagaaagaagaagaagacatgaTGGAGAAAGTTCAGAAAGAGGCCAA gaAGGACGTGGAGCCGGAGGAGAAGATCGAGTTCAAGACTCgtctcg GCAGGAACATTTACCGTGTGGTGTTCAAGACTGGTGTGGTGGAGCGGAACGAGCTCTTCCTGCCGGGACGGATGGCGTACGTGGTCGACCTGGACGACGAGTTCACCGACACTGACATCCCGACGACGCTGATCCGCAGCAAAGCTGACTGTCCCAGTATGGAG gctcAGACGACTCTGACCACCAACGACATTGTGATTTCCAAACTGACTCAGATCCTGTCTTACCTCAGACAGGGGACACGGCACAAGAAGATCAAGAAGAAGGACAAAG GTAAACTGGATGATAAGAGAGCTCCTGAggctgatctgag taTCTTTGACGACATCGGGGACTACATCCCGTCCACCGCATCGTCCTCCAAACCTcccaaagacaaagacagacaccgagaccgagagagagacagagagagagacaaagaggacgACGGTAAGAGCAGAAGACACAGCTACTTCGAGAAACCCCGAGGAGACGAACACCAG gtcaTGGAGGTGGACACAG GTCCTGGATCAGTCAGAGAGCAGATCAAGATGATCAATGAGAAGTTtgcaggagcagcaggcagCCAATGGCAGGGCCAGGAACC TGGTTctcagaggagagacagcagcaaagagcagctgggAGATTTCTTTGGAGGATCGAACTCATATGCAGAGTGTTACCCTGCCac gATGGACGACCTCGCTGTGGACAGTGATGAGGAGGTGGACTACAGTAAGATGGACCAG gggaaTAAGAAGGGTCCTCTGGGACGCTGGGACTTTGACACTCAGGAGGAATACTCCGACTACATGAACAACAAGGAGGCTCTGCCAAA GGCTGCCTTCCAGTACGGCATCAAGATGTCTGAAGGCAGAAAGACGCGACGCTTCAAAGAGACCAATGAGAAGGCGGAACTGGACCGACAGTGGAAGAAGATCAGCGCG
- the ndufa2 gene encoding NADH dehydrogenase [ubiquinone] 1 alpha subcomplex subunit 2: MAAAAVRSLGSSLGKNLREIRVHLCQTSAASKGARDFVEQHYVTLKKSNPEFPILIRECSGVQARLWARYDFGKESSVSVDNMSADQVAKALQTLVQSKP, translated from the exons ATGGCGGCCGCCGCAGTCAGGAGCTTGGGCTCTAGTTTAGGAAAAAACCTTCGAGAGATCCGCGTCCACCTCTGCCAGACCTCCGCGGCCAGTAAAGGGGCCAG agactttGTGGAGCAGCACTATGTGACTCTGAAGAAATCCAACCCAGAATTCCCGATCTTGATCAGAGAGTGTTCTGGAGTCCAGGCCCGACTCTGGGCCAGATACG ATTTCGGTAAAGAGAGCAGTGTCTCTGTGGACAACATGTCAGCTGATCAAGTAGCCAAAGCTCTGCAGACTTTGGTTCAGTCCAAACCTTAA